From Bos javanicus breed banteng chromosome 5, ARS-OSU_banteng_1.0, whole genome shotgun sequence, the proteins below share one genomic window:
- the ACR gene encoding acrosin isoform X1: MLPTAVLLVLAVSVVARDNTTCDGPCGIRFRQNRQGGMRIIGGQDAAHGSWPWMVSLQIFTYHNNRRYHVCGGSLLNAHWLLTAAHCFRIKKKVTDWRLIFGAKEVEWGSNKPVKPPLQERYVEKIIIHEKYSASSEANDIALIKITPPVICGHFIGPGCLPQFRAGPPRVPQTCWVAGWGFLRENARRTSPVLQEAHVDLIDLDLCNSTRWYNGRIRSTNVCAGYPEGKIDTCQGDSGGPLMCKDSVENSYVVVGITSWGVGCARAKRPGVYTSTWSYLNWIASKIGSNTVHMIQLPTAPPASTPAAQASPGSVQPSIRPPWFFQHVPQPPPSQQAIAVAQPSRPSSPRPSVPPAPRPPRPPPPQPSTRPPQALSFAKRLQQLIEVLKGKTFLNEKSNYEMETTGLPGQHASS; the protein is encoded by the exons ATGCTGCCAACTGCCGTTCTGCTGGTCTTGGCAGTATCTGTGGTCGCCAGAGATAACACCACGTGTGA TGGCCCCTGTGGGATACGGTTCCGGCAGAACCGGCAGGGGGGCATGCGGATCATCGGCGGGCAAGACGCTGCCCACGGGTCCTGGCCCTGGATGGTCAGCCTCCAGATCTTCACATACCACAACAACCGGCGGTACCACGTGTGTGGGGGCTCCCTGCTGAACGCCCACTGGCTGCTCACTGCCGCTCACTGCTTCAGGATCAAAAA AAAAGTGACCGACTGGAGGCTGATCTTTGGAGCTAAGGAAGTTGAGTGGGGGAGCAATAAGCCAGTGAAGCCGCCTCTGCAGGAGAGATATGTTGAGAAAATCATCATTCATGAGAAATACTCGGCGAGCTCAGAGGCCAACGACATTGCTCTCATAAAGATCACCCCTCCTGTTATCTGTGGGCACTTCATTGGACCAGGCTGCCTGCCTCAGTTTAGGGCAGGCCCACCCAGAGTTCCCCAGACATGCTGGGTGGCTGGCTGGGGATTCTTACGTGAGAATG CCCGCAGGACATCACCTGTGCTGCAGGAGGCGCATGTGGACCTTATCGACCTCGACTTGTGTAACTCGACCAGATGGTACAATGGGCGCATTCGTTCAACCAATGTGTGCGCAGGGTACCCTGAAGGCAAGATTGACACCTGCCAG GGGGACAGCGGCGGGCCTCTCATGTGCAAAGACAGCGTGGAAAACAGCTATGTGGTCGTGGGAATCACAAGCTGGGGGGTAGGCTGTGCCCGAGCTAAGCGCCCCGGAGTCTACACGTCTACCTGGTCCTATCTGAACTGGATTGCCTCCAAGATAGGCTCTAACACGGTGCACATGATTCAGTTGCCCACTGCTCCCCCTGCTTCTACTCCAGCAGCCCAAGCGAGCCCTGGCTCCGTTCAGCCTTCCATTCGCCCACCTTGGTTCTTCCAACACGTTCCTCAACCACCTCCCTCTCAGCAAGCTATTGCTGTGGCCCAACCCTCACGTCCCTCAAGCCCCCGACCCTCAGTCCCACCTGCCCCCCGACCCCCACGACCACCCCCACCGCAGCCTTCCACTAGGCCTCCCCAGGCACTCTCCTTTGCCAAGCGACTGCAGCAGCTCATAGAGGTCTTGAAGGGAAAGACCTTTCTTAACGAAAAGAGCAATTATGAAATGGAAACCACAGGCCTTCCAGGACAACATGCCTCCTCCTGA
- the ACR gene encoding acrosin isoform X2, producing the protein MRIIGGQDAAHGSWPWMVSLQIFTYHNNRRYHVCGGSLLNAHWLLTAAHCFRIKKKVTDWRLIFGAKEVEWGSNKPVKPPLQERYVEKIIIHEKYSASSEANDIALIKITPPVICGHFIGPGCLPQFRAGPPRVPQTCWVAGWGFLRENARRTSPVLQEAHVDLIDLDLCNSTRWYNGRIRSTNVCAGYPEGKIDTCQGDSGGPLMCKDSVENSYVVVGITSWGVGCARAKRPGVYTSTWSYLNWIASKIGSNTVHMIQLPTAPPASTPAAQASPGSVQPSIRPPWFFQHVPQPPPSQQAIAVAQPSRPSSPRPSVPPAPRPPRPPPPQPSTRPPQALSFAKRLQQLIEVLKGKTFLNEKSNYEMETTGLPGQHASS; encoded by the exons ATGCGGATCATCGGCGGGCAAGACGCTGCCCACGGGTCCTGGCCCTGGATGGTCAGCCTCCAGATCTTCACATACCACAACAACCGGCGGTACCACGTGTGTGGGGGCTCCCTGCTGAACGCCCACTGGCTGCTCACTGCCGCTCACTGCTTCAGGATCAAAAA AAAAGTGACCGACTGGAGGCTGATCTTTGGAGCTAAGGAAGTTGAGTGGGGGAGCAATAAGCCAGTGAAGCCGCCTCTGCAGGAGAGATATGTTGAGAAAATCATCATTCATGAGAAATACTCGGCGAGCTCAGAGGCCAACGACATTGCTCTCATAAAGATCACCCCTCCTGTTATCTGTGGGCACTTCATTGGACCAGGCTGCCTGCCTCAGTTTAGGGCAGGCCCACCCAGAGTTCCCCAGACATGCTGGGTGGCTGGCTGGGGATTCTTACGTGAGAATG CCCGCAGGACATCACCTGTGCTGCAGGAGGCGCATGTGGACCTTATCGACCTCGACTTGTGTAACTCGACCAGATGGTACAATGGGCGCATTCGTTCAACCAATGTGTGCGCAGGGTACCCTGAAGGCAAGATTGACACCTGCCAG GGGGACAGCGGCGGGCCTCTCATGTGCAAAGACAGCGTGGAAAACAGCTATGTGGTCGTGGGAATCACAAGCTGGGGGGTAGGCTGTGCCCGAGCTAAGCGCCCCGGAGTCTACACGTCTACCTGGTCCTATCTGAACTGGATTGCCTCCAAGATAGGCTCTAACACGGTGCACATGATTCAGTTGCCCACTGCTCCCCCTGCTTCTACTCCAGCAGCCCAAGCGAGCCCTGGCTCCGTTCAGCCTTCCATTCGCCCACCTTGGTTCTTCCAACACGTTCCTCAACCACCTCCCTCTCAGCAAGCTATTGCTGTGGCCCAACCCTCACGTCCCTCAAGCCCCCGACCCTCAGTCCCACCTGCCCCCCGACCCCCACGACCACCCCCACCGCAGCCTTCCACTAGGCCTCCCCAGGCACTCTCCTTTGCCAAGCGACTGCAGCAGCTCATAGAGGTCTTGAAGGGAAAGACCTTTCTTAACGAAAAGAGCAATTATGAAATGGAAACCACAGGCCTTCCAGGACAACATGCCTCCTCCTGA